Proteins from a genomic interval of Chionomys nivalis chromosome 7, mChiNiv1.1, whole genome shotgun sequence:
- the Trim47 gene encoding E3 ubiquitin-protein ligase TRIM47 — protein sequence MDGSGPFSCPICLESLREPVTLPCGHNFCLACLVALWPHRSAGSTGGSGGPARCPLCQEPFPDGLQLRKNHTLSELLQLRQGSGPGPMSTPASGPARGATPEPSAPSAPPTAPEPSAPCAPEPWPAEEPVRCDACPEGAALPAEFSCLSCLASFCSAHLAPHERSPALRGHRLVPPLRRLEESLCPRHLRPLEHYCRVERVCLCEACAAQEHRGHELVPLEQERALQEAEQSKVLSAVDDRMDELGASIAQTRRTVALIKSAALAERERVSQMFAEATATLQSFQTEVLGFIEEGEATMLGRSQGDLRRQEEQRSRLSRARHNLSQVPEADSVSFLQELLALRLALEEGCGPGPGPPRELNFTKSSQVVRTLRDILVSACASQWEQLRGLGSDEEELQKHGSEDVESQDPDSTSLVESEAPRDYFLKFAYIVDLDSDTADKFLQLFGTKGVKRVLCPINYPESPTRFTHCEQVLGEGALDRGTYYWEVEIIEGWVSVGVMAEGFSPQEPYDRGRLGRNALSCCLQWNGRVFSVWFCGLEAPLPHAFSPTVGVCLEYADHALAFYAVRDGKLSLLRRLKASRPRRSGALASPTDPFQSRLDSHFSGLFNHRLKPAFFLESVDAHLQIGPLKKSCISVLKRR from the exons ATGGACGGCAGCGGGCCTTTCAGCTGCCCCATCTGCCTGGAATCGCTCCGGGAGCCGGTGACACTCCCCTGCGGCCACAACTTCTGCCTCGCCTGCCTGGTTGCGCTCTGGCCGCACCGGAGTGCGGGCAGCACTGGTGGTTCTGGAGGTCCGGCCCGCTGCCCACTGTGCCAGGAGCCTTTCCCCGACGGCCTGCAGCTCCGCAAGAACCACACGTTGTCTGAGCTGCTGCAGCTCCGCCAGGGCTCGGGCCCAGGACCCATGTCCACCCCGGCTTCAGGCCCCGCCCGGGGCGCGACGCCCGAGCCCTCTGCGCCCAGCGCACCCCCTACAGCTCCGGAGCCATCTGCTCCCTGTGCGCCCGAGCCCTGGCCGGCCGAAGAGCCGGTGCGCTGCGACGCGTGCCCCGAGGGCGCTGCCCTGCCCGCCgagttctcctgcctctcctgcctcGCCTCCTTTTGCTCTGCGCATCTGGCCCCGCACGAACGCAGCCCCGCGCTGCGCGGCCACCGCCTGGTGCCGCCGCTGCGCCGGCTGGAGGAGAGCCTGTGCCCTCGCCACCTGCGCCCGCTGGAGCACTACTGCCGCGTGGAGAGAGTGTGCCTGTGCGAGGCCTGTGCCGCTCAGGAGCATCGCGGCCACGAGCTGGTGCCGCTGGAGCAGGAGCGCGCGCTTCAGGAG GCTGAGCAGTCCAAAGTCCTGAGTGCTGTGGACGACCGCATGGATGAACTGGGCGCCAGCATTGCTCAGACCCGCCGAACCGTGGCCCTCATCAAG AGTGCGGCCTTGGCAGAGCGGGAGAGGGTGAGCCAGATGTTTGCCGAGGCCACAGCCACCCTACAGAGTTTCCAGACCGAGGTGCTGGGGTTCATCGAGGAGGGAGAGGCCACGATGTTGGGCCGCTCCCAGGGTGACCTGCGTAGACAGGAGGAACAGCGCAGCCGCCTGAGCCGGGCTCGTCACAACCTCAGTCAGGTTCCAGAAGCTGACTCAGTCAGCTTTCTTCAG GAACTCCTGGCGCTACGGCTGGCACTGGAGGAGGGGTGCGGCCCTGGCCCTGGGCCCCCCAGGGAACTCAACTTCACCAAGTCGTCCCAAGTGGTCAGAACATTGAGAGACATCCTGGTCTCAGCCTGTGCCAGCCAGTGGGAGCAGCTGCGGGGGCTGGGCAGTGATGAGGAGGAGCTGCAGAAACATGGCTCAGAAG ATGTGGAATCCCAGGACCCTGACAGCACCAGCCTGGTGGAGAGTGAGGCTCCCAGGGACTATTTCCTCAAGT TCGCCTACATCGTGGACCTGGACAGCGACACGGCAGACAAGTTCCTGCAGCTGTTCGGAACCAAAGGTGTCAAGAGGGTATTATGTCCCATCAACTACCCGGAGTCACCCACCCGCTTCACACACTGTGAGCAGGTGCTAGGAGAGGGGGCCCTGGACCGGGGCACCTACTACTGGGAGGTAGAGATCATCGAAGGATGGGTCAGTGTGGGCGTCATGGCTGAGGGTTTCTCTCCGCAAGAGCCCTATGACCGGGGCCGCCTGGGCCGAAACGCACTTTCGTGCTGTCTGCAGTGGAATGGGCGTGTCTTCTCAGTCTGGTTCTGCGGGCTGGAGGCCCCACTACCTCACGCTTTTTCACCTACGGTTGGGGTCTGCCTGGAGTATGCGGACCACGCCCTGGCCTTCTACGCTGTTCGGGACGGAAAACTGAGCCTTCTTCGGAGGCTTAAAGCCTCTAGGCCACGCCGCAGTGGTGCCCTAGCCTCCCCCACTGACCCTTTCCAGAGTCGCCTGGACAGCCACTTTTCAGGGCTCTTCAACCACAGGCTCAAGCCTGCCTTCTTCCTGGAGAGTGTGGACGCCCACCTGCAGATTGGGCCCCTCAAGAAATCATGCATATCCGTACTGAAGAGGAGGTGA